One Coturnix japonica isolate 7356 chromosome 20, Coturnix japonica 2.1, whole genome shotgun sequence genomic window carries:
- the COMMD7 gene encoding LOW QUALITY PROTEIN: COMM domain-containing protein 7 (The sequence of the model RefSeq protein was modified relative to this genomic sequence to represent the inferred CDS: inserted 1 base in 1 codon), producing the protein MGPMSVGRDPGPEAXSGDVQHLNQLSAEQFSALTEVLFGFLTEPKEVERFLTQLSDFAAMNKISLGPLKNIVKSILLVPNGALKRNLSPEQVRADFVALGLSEEKASYFAEQWKLNAPTLTRLAVGQTLMINQLIDMEWKFGVTAGSSELEKVGSIFLQLKLVIKKGSQTENVYVELTLPQFYSFLHEMERAKTTLESFS; encoded by the exons ATGGGCCCGATGAGCGTCGGCCGCGATCCGGGCCCGGAGG GGAGCGGGGATGTGCAGCACCTCAACCAGCTGAGCGCCGAG CAATTCTCAGCGCTGACTGAAGTGCTCTTTGGCTTTCTGACGGAGCCCAAGGAG GTGGAAAGGTTTCTCACTCAGCTCTCAGACTTTGCAGCCATGAATAAAATCAGCTTGGGCCCCCTGAAAAACATTGTCAAAAGTATTCTTCTGGTACCCAATG GTGCCCTGAAGAGAAATCTGTCTCCTGAACAAGTCAGAGCAGATTTTGTTGCTCTAG GCCTCAGCGAAGAGAAAGCCAGTTATTTTGCAGAGCAG TGGAAGCTGAATGCCCCCACCCTGACACGGCTGGCTGTTGGTCAGACACTGATGATTAACCAGCTGATAGACATGGAGTGGAAGTTTGGTG TGACAGCTGGGAGCAGCGAACTTGAAAAAGTGGGAAGCATCTTCTTACAG CTGAAGCTGGTGATTAAAAAAGGGAGCCAAACGGAGAACGTGTACGTAG AGCTGACGTTGCCCCAGTTTTACAGTTTCCTGCATGAAATGGAACGGGCCAAAACCACACTTGAAAGCTTCAGCTAA